The Pleuronectes platessa chromosome 11, fPlePla1.1, whole genome shotgun sequence genome includes a window with the following:
- the LOC128450855 gene encoding eukaryotic translation initiation factor 4 gamma 1-like, producing the protein MIPTHVVFLGAASYESVSCVTANFQAFVTDLSHKDLDVEESLQEMVELIFKRAVKKPDSAAVFAELCQHLSEVEFQSLSDWSASVSFRSLLVKHCQAEFMKNLDKEGIHQKSESCLKPVQDVRVIDRLREEQQNTKPSGRFLSMLRFIGELFLSKVLAEKSMHCCIRRLLQKGDGPSLEGLCQLLQMIQQDLEVVTEKEVMDTYYNQLDHIAEKEKRAPRLSLLLKETVDARKMAYSTPH; encoded by the exons atgatcccaacacACGTGGTctttctcggcgctgcctcctacgagtccgtcagctgcgtcACTGCAAACTTTCAAGCCTtcgtgacggatctgagtcacaagGACTTGGACGTTGAGGAGAgcctgcaggaaatggttgagctcattttcaagagggccgtgaagaaaccagactctgctgcagtcttcgcggagctgtgtcaacacctctcagaa gtggagttcCAATCCTTGTctgactggtcagccagcgtctccttcaggtctctgctggttaaacactgccaggcagagttcatgaAGAACTTGGACAAGGAGGGCATTCATCAAAAGAGTGAGTCCTGCCTGAAGCCAGTccaggacgtgagggtcatcgaccggctgagggaagagcaacagaaCACCAAACCTTCCGGTCGCTTCCTCAGTATGCtgaggtttattggggagctgttcctctccaaggtgctggcagagaaatccatgcactgctgcatcaggaggctgttgcagaaaggagacgggccgtctcttgagggcctctgtcagctcctccagatgatccagcaggacctggaggtggtgacggaaaaggaagtgatggacacctactataaccagctggaccatatcgcagagaaagagaagagggcaccaaggctctcccttttgttgaaggaaacAGTGGATGCCAGGAAGATGGCATACTCcaccccccactaa